One window of the Triticum dicoccoides isolate Atlit2015 ecotype Zavitan chromosome 3B, WEW_v2.0, whole genome shotgun sequence genome contains the following:
- the LOC119282066 gene encoding protein LURP-one-related 11-like has product MAKIQPLLAAPSPPSSGDHRQGQRGRQAYTVWMKSLVFNGNGCAVYGPDGAVAFRVDNYGCRGGREVLLMDRAGNALIRIRRKGFGMFRRWEVCRYEEGEEATPWFTVRRADKGGATVAMHGGAGTCYRINGCSARKTEYKVHGVDGAAVAEVARKQTGAGVVLGEDVLTLTVAPEMDHLLALGLVVVRGLINRSL; this is encoded by the coding sequence ATGGCCAAGATCCAGCCCCTCCTCGCAgccccatcgccgccgtcctccggtgATCACCGCCAGGGCCAGCGGGGCAGGCAGGCGTACACAGTGTGGATGAAGTCGCTGGTCTTCAACGGCAACGGCTGCGCGGTGTACGGCCCCGACGGCGCCGTCGCCTTCCGAGTCGACAACTACGGCTGCAGGGGCGGCCGCGAGGTTCTTCTCATGGACCGCGCCGGCAACGCCCTCATCAGGATCAGGCGCAAGGGCTTCGGGATGTTCAGGAGGTGGGAGGTCTGCCGGTATGAGGAAGGGGAGGAGGCGACGCCGTGGTTCACCGTGCGCCGGGCTGACAAGGGCGGGGCCACCGTGGCGATGCACGGCGGCGCGGGGACGTGCTACAGGATCAACGGGTGCTCAGCCCGCAAGACGGAGTACAAAGTCCACGGCGTGGATGGCGCAGCCGTGGCGGAGGTGGCCCGGAAGCAGACGGGGGCGGGGGTGGTGCTGGGGGAGGACGTGCTGACGCTGACGGTGGCGCCGGAAATGGATCACCTGCTCGCCCTGGGCTTGGTCGTCGTGCGTGGCCTCATCAACCGCTCCTTGTGA